A stretch of Bacillus pseudomycoides DNA encodes these proteins:
- a CDS encoding alpha/beta-type small acid-soluble spore protein, whose amino-acid sequence MVKKNSRNNNEVLIQGAENAINQMKYEIAQEFGVQLGPDTTSRANGSVGGEITKRLVVMAEQQLGGGFTH is encoded by the coding sequence ATGGTAAAAAAGAATAGCAGAAATAATAATGAAGTATTGATTCAAGGTGCTGAGAATGCCATTAATCAAATGAAGTATGAGATTGCACAAGAATTTGGTGTACAACTTGGTCCAGATACAACATCTCGTGCAAACGGTTCCGTTGGTGGTGAAATCACAAAACGTTTAGTAGTCATGGCTGAACAACAACTTGGCGGTGGATTCACTCATTAA
- a CDS encoding transposase — MVKKGDKFQTYSDELKIQVVKSYLNGEGSQTATAKKYKLKSRTQLMNWVRRYQETGDISDLRGNNGGNNGLKNLLKGRPRTKFDSVEKELEYYKAQVAYLKKQYPNL, encoded by the coding sequence ATGGTTAAAAAAGGGGATAAATTTCAAACTTATTCAGATGAATTAAAGATACAAGTTGTAAAAAGTTATTTAAATGGTGAGGGCAGCCAAACAGCTACAGCTAAGAAATATAAGCTGAAAAGTAGAACACAGTTAATGAATTGGGTCCGAAGATATCAAGAAACAGGCGATATTTCAGACTTGCGGGGAAACAACGGCGGCAATAACGGCTTAAAAAATCTCTTGAAAGGTCGTCCTCGTACGAAATTCGATAGTGTGGAAAAAGAATTGGAATACTACAAGGCGCAGGTGGCTTATTTAAAAAAGCAGTATCCAAATCTATAG
- a CDS encoding IS3 family transposase: MREQIQAIHIKHKEYGYPRMKIALLEAGFLVNHKKVCRLMRELQIQSIIRKKRRFFNGKSSKVFPNVVEQQFRNRKPNEVLVTDITYLPFKDKFLYFSVVQDIYNNEIVAWKLSHRNDLQLVLKTLDLAAQKRDVYGTIIHSD, translated from the coding sequence TTGCGTGAACAGATTCAAGCCATTCACATAAAACATAAGGAATACGGTTATCCTCGCATGAAAATTGCCTTACTGGAGGCTGGATTTTTAGTGAACCACAAAAAAGTATGTAGACTTATGCGAGAACTTCAAATTCAATCAATCATCCGTAAAAAGCGACGCTTTTTTAACGGGAAATCCTCAAAGGTTTTTCCGAATGTAGTAGAACAACAATTCCGAAACCGCAAACCAAATGAGGTACTTGTCACAGATATCACTTATTTGCCATTCAAAGATAAATTTCTCTATTTCTCGGTCGTTCAAGACATTTATAACAATGAAATCGTTGCTTGGAAACTCTCACATCGTAATGATTTACAACTTGTTCTAAAAACGTTAGATTTAGCAGCACAAAAAAGAGATGTGTATGGAACCATCATCCACTCAGATTAA
- a CDS encoding IS3 family transposase produces the protein MLQQLGAIGSHSRKGNCHDNACIESFFSHFESEMFYLNYYQTKEELIQAIETYIYHYNYKRFQKRLNHRAPIEYRISMAA, from the coding sequence ATGCTTCAACAGCTAGGCGCCATCGGCAGCCACTCCCGCAAAGGAAACTGCCATGACAATGCTTGCATTGAATCATTCTTCTCTCATTTTGAATCTGAAATGTTTTATCTTAATTATTATCAAACAAAGGAAGAACTAATTCAAGCTATTGAAACATACATCTATCATTACAACTACAAACGATTCCAAAAAAGGCTTAACCATCGAGCTCCGATTGAATATCGAATCTCGATGGCCGCATAG
- a CDS encoding 4'-phosphopantetheinyl transferase superfamily protein: MEIYAVDVSNHLDRKYFQHLFECLGSQKQYRIQSFYHDDDKERALIGEILIRYMISHYLNMRPDRVILKYSTYGKPYIEEDSVFFNLSHSGKWVVAVIDHKENGIDVQEIGKVDMSVAKNFFLQREYLELMQLEGKSRANLFYELWTLKESYIKTIGKGLSIPLNSFILEKLKGNQYQSFTGEKLIFFQTYNIDPQYKMALGSYNSQLAQNVTILTSHHLYKLFVNSLQNEQII; the protein is encoded by the coding sequence TTGGAAATATATGCAGTAGATGTTAGTAACCATCTAGATAGAAAATATTTTCAACATCTATTTGAATGTTTAGGTTCGCAAAAACAGTATAGGATTCAGTCTTTCTATCATGATGATGATAAAGAAAGAGCCCTAATTGGGGAAATCTTGATCCGCTATATGATTAGTCATTATTTGAATATGAGACCTGATAGGGTAATACTCAAATATAGTACATATGGAAAGCCTTACATAGAGGAGGACTCCGTCTTTTTCAATCTATCACATTCAGGAAAATGGGTAGTAGCTGTAATAGATCACAAGGAAAATGGAATTGATGTACAGGAAATTGGAAAAGTTGACATGAGTGTAGCTAAAAACTTCTTTTTACAAAGAGAATATTTAGAACTAATGCAACTAGAAGGTAAGTCTAGAGCAAATTTATTTTATGAACTTTGGACACTAAAGGAAAGTTATATAAAAACCATCGGAAAAGGGCTCTCTATACCTCTTAACTCTTTTATTTTAGAAAAATTGAAAGGAAATCAATATCAATCTTTCACAGGTGAAAAATTGATTTTTTTCCAAACATATAACATAGACCCTCAATACAAAATGGCACTGGGCTCTTATAACAGTCAACTGGCCCAAAATGTAACCATATTAACAAGTCATCATCTGTATAAACTCTTTGTAAATTCTCTGCAAAATGAGCAAATCATTTAA
- a CDS encoding choline-binding protein A, translating into MQKDWQSINNAWYYFDSSGIMLVGWQSIKGIWYYFTSTAGSEQGQMVTRWKLINEKWYEFQQLCTI; encoded by the coding sequence GTGCAAAAAGATTGGCAATCTATTAATAATGCTTGGTACTATTTTGATTCATCAGGAATTATGCTAGTTGGTTGGCAATCCATTAAAGGGATTTGGTATTATTTCACATCCACAGCTGGTAGTGAGCAAGGTCAAATGGTAACAAGATGGAAACTTATTAATGAAAAATGGTATGAATTTCAACAATTATGTACTATATAA
- a CDS encoding SagB/ThcOx family dehydrogenase: protein MSEQIYYWSPIKHWEKLHNEVLIGETRYTGIMSEWFPEFYFLAQKGVTISQLLERFSLGNEEEAQKIVELMIKNRVLVSNILHPREVFSTQEKIFSNPYSDQIRFSKDDLDKYISEQLNRMHPAALSTGIQLETKVELPAMIRERRSCRQFDMKNPVPFSEFAQLFSTFKQRKEEKIYYHYASAGGVYPIDIFVYIKPKRVEGMKAGFYYYSPSENSLLLVNNIDQVIKSDHEMINQELFTQSAFSVYLVYNARASMPKYGSDGYLFACIESGIITATLNMVAETLNLGVCSVGHMKFEDIHRFLSLDNHQVFLHGIEVGLKISE from the coding sequence ATGAGCGAGCAAATTTATTATTGGTCTCCTATTAAGCATTGGGAGAAATTGCATAATGAAGTTTTGATAGGGGAAACGAGATATACAGGAATTATGTCTGAGTGGTTTCCTGAGTTTTATTTTCTTGCCCAAAAGGGAGTGACGATCAGTCAGCTATTAGAGCGCTTTTCGTTAGGGAATGAAGAAGAGGCACAAAAAATAGTAGAACTTATGATAAAGAATCGGGTGTTAGTAAGTAATATATTACATCCAAGAGAAGTATTCTCCACACAAGAAAAAATTTTTTCGAATCCATATAGCGATCAGATTCGCTTTTCTAAAGATGATTTAGATAAGTATATCAGTGAACAATTAAATCGAATGCATCCTGCTGCGCTGTCAACCGGAATTCAACTTGAAACAAAAGTTGAGCTTCCCGCCATGATCAGGGAGCGTAGATCTTGCCGCCAATTTGATATGAAAAATCCCGTACCTTTTTCAGAATTCGCGCAACTGTTTTCTACTTTCAAACAGAGGAAAGAAGAAAAAATCTACTACCATTACGCCAGTGCGGGTGGAGTTTATCCCATTGATATTTTTGTCTATATAAAACCGAAACGGGTAGAAGGTATGAAAGCTGGTTTTTATTATTATAGCCCATCAGAGAATAGTCTTTTACTTGTAAACAACATTGACCAAGTAATCAAGAGTGATCATGAGATGATTAACCAGGAATTATTTACCCAGTCTGCCTTTTCGGTTTATCTAGTCTATAATGCGCGCGCCTCCATGCCTAAATATGGTTCAGATGGATATTTATTTGCTTGCATTGAATCAGGCATCATCACTGCTACGTTAAATATGGTGGCTGAGACATTAAACTTGGGAGTGTGTTCTGTTGGGCATATGAAATTTGAGGATATTCATCGATTTTTAAGTTTGGATAACCATCAAGTATTTCTCCACGGGATTGAAGTTGGGTTAAAAATTAGCGAATAG
- a CDS encoding non-ribosomal peptide synthetase: protein MHIKDRSSIHEYKVAESFWKEQLSSGVPDFSLFNSGYQMNKDNPCDHVQVIMDAELSQSLQKVSKSQDLFLFSWLQAALRVCLVHYTDQERITIGVPVMGKDCEQRENLNDLLPIGTAIHPQHSFKQVVEQVQQTTLLGYDNQSYPLSELLAKLYSTPFQIVLGMEGLHNKSSIEECSENELAIWVQRKWNEKHNEFEFQISCKSHSLFPLQQFAKSYLYVLKQVLRNPDLAVKDICIISEEEKELLEGFNQVQMGIDLSQTFQDLFEEQVLKTPDQIAVICNDQSLTYRELNKKANQLASVLQNKGVSKESIIGVMVDRSLEMIIGMMGILKAGGAYLPIDPHYPSERIEYMLQDSQAKWLLSKRTEKELPQFAGEVLYLDEEHLFQGEESNLDRESEPNDLAYVIYTSGSTGNPKGVMVEQRSLVHFLSIMREKLKDNQSFLFLASVSFDISLLEVCIPLTQGSKVVIATEGQFATKELAYLVKEHKVDLWESTPSRMELILSDPEGAEFLRDLKAILLAGEAFSIDLIEKIRSISEAQTLNIYGPTETTICATVKDLSTAKEVTIGKPNPNYRSYVLNKYSQMKPWGMPGELCIAGVAVARGYLGKSKLTDEKFVPNPFVAGEMMYRTGDLVRWLPNGELEYLGRMDHQVKIRGYRIEIGEIEAQLKRHPEISQAIVVDQVDGNRKLLAAYYGSDKKIPFEELRKYLSNKLPEFMIPEKMIQVKEIPLNPNGKVDRKRLLDLTQTDQISIPYVAPRNQIEQKLVQAWEKVMEIERIGIHDNFFALGGESIKVLQIINLLGKDHLKISTRDIFKHPTIAQLSSCVEVEQKEESLDKTPTRVKDLSKPFSLTEVQTAYMLGRNPQFELSGISPQTYFEYETELDINRLSQSFQKVIQRHPMLRAVILPEGKQQILQDIPDYQIEIENLSGLDDGKQNVRLQEERSRMTNHVFPLGQWPLFELKAFLLKEDTYLLCFRYDALLMDGASMNIVGHDLLHYYHKPNQRLESLSFDFQDYMFIYDEMEQSKEYKKAKDYWTSKLPDFPFAPSLLLKKDPAEIATPNFQSLTKILDKDKWTKLRKLAQEKEVTPSALLCTIYGEVLAYWSNQRRLAINLTVFNRYPVHEEVEQIVGDFTSLILLDMDVNPEQSFFTRVEQTQTTLLDGLEHRHYDGVSFIRDFTRYHQMRPKAVMPIVFTSMLAGAGAFAWEQLGSLRHIHARTPQVYLDNVVIEKNGELLISWNYVEELFDVDVMEAMFSQFVNLLEQLVKQRDVTSLQVKKSDQTLIEQYNQTTEKIPSTTLYQLFADQVQRTPDQVAVVFEQEWLTYLDLHQRSNQVAHYLQEQGIGLGDRVGILVQRRVDTIVNMMGILKVGAAYVPIDPEHPPDRQTYILENSSCKLLLEPGLYEEKHLSSYATEDLPTIAGPEDLAYIIYTSGSTGKPKGVIITHQAVANTIQDINQKYKVNEDDRIIGISSMCFDLSVYDIFGTLSTGAMLVMIRDPRDMQELIRTVERRGITIWNTVPKIMDLALDQVGSHFENSSLRLVLLSGDWIPLTLPEKIKRHFPIAEVISLGGATEASIWSIYYPVKQVEAHWNSIPYGMPLANQTYYVLNYDKKMCPVGVIGDLYIGGVGLAQGYLNDEQKTNEVFVSHPELGLIYKTGDCGRMHPEGYIEFLGRQDYQVKIQGYRVELEEITHCLLTYKQVDQAVVIDQTDENGMKFLVAYVVTEQDISTTELRKYLRDYLPEYMIPSYFVYLERLPLTPNGKLDRKALPAPEKQKNDIYIAPKTEMEKILTSVWQEVLKVDQIGVNDHFFALGGDSIKAIQVSVRLYRQGFQLEPKNLFAFPILGDMVHFVKRLDHPLHSQTDDINKKKENKVTSLNVRDKQLNQHTLNKIQEKMPDIKIERIYPLAPFQQVIYEHAVAEPDTNAYFEQTIWTLEGQLDVDLFIQCFQQLVDRHDSLRTIIVQDEQEQPWQAVLHDVQMISEVKSLIEMTRQEQQECLGQWMSENLGRGFNNDELMTRLCVFQLGNAEYKVVWSAHHLLCDGWSVSILLDELFQLYEAKSAGTTVELPPAKPFQAFIDWTLAQDHEKARHFWRDYLSGYNRKISIPKKKVPTQSKGLSFTFMDLALDEDLTNQLRTFVTKHHVTMNSALLAVWGTLLGKYNGTKEVVLPNLVSVRPPKVEGIENMFGLFTNVLPIRVAWTETQSFVDLLQEVQQETLKCNEYAYYSFVEIQKQSELTNQLIDHLWVFENYPTNPSIFSSNENRNFAITDYQVVDEPHVKYGIMCFPEEKLTMKFGYDQNIYEAEQVQEILNHIHTLIKTIIHNPTQMIGDYQL, encoded by the coding sequence ATGCATATCAAAGATCGTAGTTCGATTCATGAGTATAAAGTGGCAGAATCGTTTTGGAAAGAGCAATTATCTTCCGGTGTACCCGATTTTTCGTTATTTAATAGCGGTTATCAAATGAATAAAGACAATCCATGCGACCATGTTCAAGTCATAATGGATGCAGAGCTTAGTCAAAGTTTACAAAAAGTAAGTAAGTCACAGGATTTATTTTTATTTAGCTGGTTACAGGCAGCTTTAAGGGTTTGCTTGGTACATTATACAGACCAAGAAAGGATCACAATCGGGGTTCCTGTAATGGGAAAAGATTGCGAACAAAGAGAGAATCTGAATGATTTGCTTCCTATAGGAACTGCAATCCATCCCCAACACTCCTTTAAGCAAGTAGTGGAGCAAGTCCAACAAACGACTTTACTTGGTTATGACAATCAGAGTTATCCACTCTCTGAATTATTAGCGAAGCTCTATTCAACTCCATTTCAAATCGTTTTGGGAATGGAAGGATTACATAATAAGAGTTCAATAGAAGAATGCTCAGAGAATGAATTAGCCATCTGGGTACAAAGAAAATGGAATGAAAAACATAATGAATTTGAATTTCAAATTTCTTGCAAGTCTCATTCTCTTTTTCCGTTGCAACAGTTTGCCAAATCTTATCTTTATGTTTTAAAGCAAGTGTTGAGAAATCCTGATCTGGCTGTGAAAGATATCTGTATTATTTCGGAAGAAGAAAAAGAGTTGCTAGAAGGATTTAATCAAGTTCAGATGGGCATAGACTTGTCTCAAACATTTCAGGATTTGTTTGAGGAGCAAGTGTTGAAAACTCCAGATCAAATTGCTGTTATTTGTAATGATCAATCTTTGACATATAGAGAATTGAATAAGAAAGCAAATCAATTGGCTTCTGTTCTTCAAAATAAGGGTGTATCCAAAGAAAGTATTATTGGGGTTATGGTAGATCGATCATTGGAAATGATCATTGGCATGATGGGGATTTTAAAAGCCGGAGGGGCTTATCTACCAATCGATCCTCACTATCCCAGTGAACGAATTGAATATATGTTACAAGATAGTCAAGCAAAATGGTTATTGAGCAAGCGAACAGAGAAAGAATTGCCGCAATTTGCCGGTGAGGTGTTGTATCTTGATGAGGAACATCTCTTCCAAGGTGAAGAAAGCAATCTAGACCGAGAAAGTGAACCTAATGATTTGGCTTATGTTATTTACACATCAGGATCAACAGGAAATCCAAAAGGCGTAATGGTGGAACAGAGATCCCTCGTCCATTTCTTAAGCATTATGAGAGAAAAGCTAAAAGATAATCAGTCGTTCTTGTTTCTTGCTAGTGTTTCTTTTGATATATCTCTGTTAGAAGTATGTATCCCTTTAACTCAAGGCTCGAAGGTAGTCATTGCTACAGAGGGACAGTTTGCAACAAAAGAATTGGCTTATTTGGTCAAAGAACATAAGGTAGATTTATGGGAATCGACCCCATCGCGAATGGAATTGATTTTGAGTGATCCAGAAGGGGCAGAGTTTCTAAGAGATTTAAAGGCCATTTTGTTAGCAGGAGAAGCGTTTTCGATTGATTTGATTGAAAAAATTCGAAGTATCAGCGAAGCGCAAACTTTAAATATCTATGGTCCGACAGAAACAACCATTTGTGCAACAGTAAAAGATTTGAGTACTGCCAAAGAAGTGACGATCGGGAAACCTAATCCCAATTATCGTTCTTATGTATTGAATAAATATAGTCAAATGAAACCTTGGGGAATGCCGGGAGAGCTCTGTATTGCCGGAGTGGCGGTAGCTCGGGGTTATCTTGGCAAATCTAAATTGACAGATGAAAAATTTGTTCCGAATCCTTTTGTGGCGGGAGAAATGATGTATCGTACTGGTGATCTCGTCCGATGGTTACCTAATGGAGAACTTGAATATCTCGGTCGAATGGATCATCAGGTGAAAATACGGGGATATCGGATTGAAATAGGGGAAATCGAGGCTCAGCTAAAGAGACATCCAGAGATAAGCCAAGCTATTGTTGTTGATCAGGTAGATGGAAACAGAAAATTGTTAGCTGCTTACTATGGATCAGATAAGAAGATCCCTTTTGAAGAGCTCAGAAAATATCTAAGCAATAAATTGCCTGAGTTTATGATTCCCGAAAAAATGATTCAGGTAAAAGAGATTCCACTGAATCCAAATGGGAAAGTGGATCGAAAAAGGTTGTTGGATTTAACTCAAACAGATCAAATATCCATCCCATATGTCGCTCCACGAAATCAAATCGAACAGAAATTGGTGCAAGCATGGGAAAAAGTGATGGAGATCGAGCGAATCGGTATTCATGATAACTTTTTTGCCTTAGGAGGAGAATCGATTAAGGTACTACAGATTATCAACTTATTAGGAAAAGACCACTTGAAAATAAGTACAAGGGATATTTTTAAACATCCCACGATTGCTCAACTTAGTTCTTGTGTAGAAGTGGAGCAGAAAGAAGAAAGCCTAGATAAAACACCAACCCGTGTTAAAGATTTGTCCAAGCCATTTTCCTTAACAGAAGTTCAGACAGCTTACATGTTAGGGCGTAATCCGCAGTTTGAATTAAGCGGCATTTCACCTCAAACGTATTTTGAATATGAAACAGAATTGGATATCAATCGGCTTTCGCAAAGTTTCCAAAAGGTAATTCAGCGCCATCCTATGTTACGAGCTGTGATCTTGCCAGAGGGAAAACAGCAAATCTTACAAGACATTCCTGATTATCAGATTGAAATAGAAAATCTCAGTGGTTTAGATGATGGAAAACAAAATGTTCGATTGCAAGAAGAACGTTCTCGAATGACCAATCATGTATTTCCTTTGGGGCAATGGCCTTTGTTTGAATTGAAAGCCTTTCTTTTAAAAGAAGACACTTATTTGTTATGTTTTCGATATGATGCTTTATTGATGGACGGGGCAAGCATGAACATCGTTGGACATGATTTGTTGCATTATTATCACAAACCAAATCAAAGATTGGAATCTCTTTCTTTTGATTTTCAAGATTACATGTTCATCTATGATGAAATGGAACAAAGCAAAGAATATAAGAAAGCAAAAGATTATTGGACAAGCAAGCTGCCTGACTTTCCATTTGCTCCTTCTCTGCTGTTAAAAAAGGATCCAGCAGAGATTGCTACCCCTAACTTTCAATCACTTACTAAGATCTTGGACAAGGACAAATGGACGAAGTTACGGAAGCTGGCACAAGAGAAAGAAGTAACTCCTTCCGCCCTTCTTTGTACGATATATGGAGAAGTGTTGGCATATTGGAGTAATCAACGTCGATTGGCAATTAATCTGACTGTATTTAACCGTTATCCTGTTCATGAAGAAGTAGAGCAGATTGTGGGGGATTTCACGTCACTCATCTTGTTGGACATGGATGTGAATCCAGAGCAATCTTTCTTTACCAGAGTGGAGCAAACACAAACGACTTTGCTAGATGGACTTGAACATCGTCATTATGATGGAGTTAGCTTTATTCGAGATTTTACTCGATATCACCAAATGAGACCAAAAGCAGTCATGCCAATTGTTTTCACCTCGATGCTAGCAGGCGCGGGTGCTTTTGCTTGGGAGCAGCTTGGCTCTCTCCGCCATATTCATGCTCGGACTCCACAAGTGTATTTGGATAATGTGGTAATTGAAAAAAATGGAGAGTTATTGATTAGCTGGAACTATGTAGAAGAATTGTTTGATGTTGATGTGATGGAAGCAATGTTTTCCCAATTTGTCAATCTGTTGGAACAATTGGTGAAACAAAGAGACGTAACCTCTTTGCAAGTGAAAAAATCGGATCAGACTTTAATTGAGCAGTACAATCAGACAACAGAAAAAATACCTTCCACTACCCTGTATCAATTGTTTGCAGACCAAGTACAACGTACACCAGATCAAGTGGCAGTGGTTTTTGAACAAGAGTGGTTGACTTACTTGGACCTTCATCAACGCTCCAATCAAGTTGCTCACTATTTGCAAGAACAAGGGATTGGTCTAGGTGACAGAGTTGGTATTTTGGTACAGAGACGGGTTGATACGATTGTTAATATGATGGGGATATTAAAAGTGGGTGCTGCTTATGTACCCATCGATCCCGAGCATCCACCAGATCGACAAACATATATTTTAGAAAATAGCTCATGCAAACTTTTGTTGGAACCTGGTCTTTATGAAGAGAAACATTTGTCATCATATGCAACCGAAGATCTGCCTACCATTGCTGGTCCGGAAGATCTTGCCTATATTATCTATACTTCAGGAAGTACCGGAAAACCAAAAGGAGTGATCATTACTCACCAAGCGGTTGCAAATACCATTCAAGATATCAATCAAAAATATAAGGTGAATGAAGACGATCGCATTATTGGTATCTCCTCCATGTGTTTTGACCTGTCTGTATACGATATTTTTGGAACGTTAAGTACAGGTGCAATGTTGGTAATGATTCGTGATCCGAGAGACATGCAAGAACTGATCCGTACGGTCGAACGCAGAGGAATTACGATCTGGAATACAGTACCTAAAATCATGGATTTAGCATTGGATCAGGTAGGTTCTCATTTTGAAAATTCTTCCTTGCGTTTGGTCTTACTTAGTGGGGATTGGATTCCACTCACTTTACCAGAAAAAATAAAACGACATTTCCCGATCGCGGAAGTAATTTCACTGGGAGGGGCAACAGAAGCATCAATTTGGTCCATTTATTATCCAGTCAAACAGGTGGAAGCACACTGGAACAGCATTCCATATGGGATGCCTTTGGCAAACCAAACGTATTATGTGCTGAACTACGATAAGAAAATGTGCCCAGTTGGTGTGATCGGTGATTTATATATTGGGGGAGTGGGTCTTGCCCAAGGATATTTGAATGATGAACAGAAAACGAATGAAGTGTTTGTGTCACATCCAGAACTTGGTCTTATTTACAAGACAGGGGATTGTGGCAGGATGCATCCCGAGGGGTATATTGAATTTTTAGGACGTCAAGATTACCAAGTCAAAATTCAAGGATATCGAGTGGAGTTAGAAGAGATCACCCATTGCCTTCTCACTTACAAACAAGTAGACCAAGCTGTAGTGATTGACCAGACAGATGAGAATGGTATGAAATTTTTAGTCGCATATGTGGTAACTGAGCAAGATATCAGTACAACAGAACTACGAAAATATTTGCGAGACTACTTGCCCGAGTACATGATCCCTTCTTATTTTGTTTATTTGGAGCGACTACCCTTGACCCCTAATGGGAAATTAGATCGAAAGGCGCTTCCTGCTCCGGAGAAACAAAAAAATGATATATATATTGCTCCAAAAACTGAAATGGAAAAAATATTGACCAGTGTATGGCAAGAAGTACTCAAAGTAGACCAAATCGGAGTAAATGATCATTTCTTTGCCTTGGGTGGCGATTCGATTAAGGCCATTCAAGTTTCTGTAAGACTTTATAGACAAGGATTTCAGTTAGAGCCAAAAAATCTATTTGCCTTCCCTATATTAGGTGACATGGTTCATTTTGTTAAGAGGCTAGACCATCCTTTACACTCACAAACAGACGATATAAACAAAAAGAAAGAAAATAAAGTCACATCACTGAATGTTAGAGATAAACAGCTTAATCAACATACGCTTAACAAAATACAAGAAAAAATGCCGGATATAAAAATAGAACGAATCTATCCATTGGCACCCTTCCAACAAGTTATTTATGAACATGCTGTAGCAGAACCTGATACCAATGCTTATTTTGAACAAACGATTTGGACACTTGAGGGGCAATTGGATGTAGATCTCTTTATTCAGTGTTTTCAACAATTAGTTGATCGTCATGATTCTCTAAGAACGATCATTGTGCAAGATGAACAAGAACAACCTTGGCAAGCTGTGTTACATGATGTTCAAATGATTTCAGAGGTAAAAAGCTTGATTGAGATGACGAGACAAGAGCAGCAAGAATGCTTAGGCCAGTGGATGAGTGAAAATTTAGGCCGAGGATTTAATAATGATGAACTCATGACCCGTCTCTGTGTATTTCAACTAGGCAATGCCGAGTATAAGGTAGTTTGGAGTGCCCATCATCTATTGTGTGATGGTTGGAGTGTCAGTATTTTGTTAGACGAATTATTCCAACTCTATGAAGCAAAAAGTGCGGGAACTACAGTGGAATTACCTCCAGCAAAACCTTTTCAAGCATTCATTGACTGGACTTTAGCGCAAGACCATGAGAAAGCACGCCATTTTTGGCGCGATTATTTATCAGGGTACAATCGGAAAATCAGCATTCCCAAAAAGAAAGTACCAACTCAAAGTAAAGGGTTAAGTTTCACATTTATGGATTTAGCATTAGATGAGGATCTGACCAATCAGTTACGGACATTTGTAACCAAACACCATGTAACCATGAATTCGGCTTTACTAGCTGTATGGGGTACATTGCTTGGCAAATACAATGGAACGAAAGAAGTAGTATTACCTAATCTGGTATCAGTCAGACCTCCCAAAGTGGAAGGGATTGAA